A section of the Paracoccaceae bacterium genome encodes:
- the murF gene encoding UDP-N-acetylmuramoyl-tripeptide--D-alanyl-D-alanine ligase, translating into MTALWTAADAAATTGGRATTDWAAAGVSIDTRSLRPGDLFVALKDVRDGHDFVAQALEKGAAAALVSRIPDGVSADAPLLIVDDVLDGLAALGAAGRARTHAKVIGVTGSVGKTSTKEMLRVALTSTGRVHAAEASYNNQWGVPLTLARMPADTDVSIIEIGMNHPGEIAPLSRLTRPHVALITTVVGAHMEAFEGLDGIASEKAAIFEGLEPGGTAIIPGDLTVSGILREAAGKTAICFGNDPRNDWRLGDVRVSAAAVTAKAASPGGPLLFKIASPGRHFAENALAVLAAAQALDADMALVIADLGRWAPPAGRGTLEDLVLDDFAEGMSLTLIDDAFNANPTSLNAALEILTAQTPTDGVGRVGRGRRIAMLGDMLELGRDEVAQHAAVATSPHLVGVDVIHCVGPLMHHLWQALPEDQRGEHVTDARDLVSRAHALVDAGDIVLVKGSKGSKISLVVDAIRKLGHARDHKNGNG; encoded by the coding sequence GTGACTGCGCTGTGGACAGCGGCAGATGCCGCCGCTACAACAGGCGGGCGGGCGACGACGGATTGGGCTGCGGCAGGCGTGTCCATTGACACGCGCAGCCTGCGGCCCGGCGATCTGTTCGTTGCCCTGAAGGACGTCCGTGACGGGCATGACTTTGTGGCGCAGGCGCTGGAAAAGGGCGCGGCGGCGGCCCTGGTCAGCCGGATACCGGACGGCGTGTCTGCGGACGCTCCGCTTTTGATTGTCGATGACGTTCTGGACGGGTTGGCGGCGCTCGGCGCGGCGGGACGCGCGCGCACGCACGCCAAGGTGATCGGGGTCACAGGCTCGGTTGGGAAGACCTCGACCAAGGAAATGTTACGCGTTGCGCTGACCTCGACGGGCCGGGTTCACGCGGCCGAGGCGAGTTACAACAACCAATGGGGCGTGCCGCTGACGCTGGCGCGGATGCCTGCCGACACCGATGTGTCGATTATCGAGATCGGCATGAACCACCCCGGCGAGATTGCGCCGCTCTCGCGCCTGACCCGGCCCCATGTGGCCCTGATCACCACGGTTGTCGGCGCACATATGGAGGCGTTTGAGGGCCTTGACGGGATCGCCAGTGAAAAAGCGGCGATCTTTGAGGGGCTTGAACCGGGCGGCACCGCGATCATCCCCGGTGACCTGACCGTTTCAGGCATCCTGCGCGAGGCCGCCGGAAAGACGGCGATCTGTTTCGGTAATGACCCGCGCAACGACTGGCGGCTGGGCGACGTCCGGGTCAGTGCGGCGGCGGTGACGGCGAAGGCCGCTTCGCCGGGCGGCCCGTTGCTGTTCAAGATCGCCAGCCCGGGCCGGCATTTCGCCGAAAATGCGCTGGCCGTTCTGGCCGCCGCGCAGGCGCTGGATGCCGATATGGCGCTGGTGATTGCGGACCTCGGGCGCTGGGCGCCGCCCGCCGGGCGCGGCACGCTTGAGGACCTGGTGCTTGACGATTTCGCCGAAGGCATGTCGCTGACGCTGATTGATGATGCGTTCAACGCCAATCCGACCTCATTGAATGCGGCGCTGGAGATCCTGACCGCGCAGACGCCAACCGATGGGGTGGGCCGTGTCGGGCGCGGACGGCGGATTGCGATGCTGGGGGATATGCTGGAACTGGGCAGGGATGAGGTTGCCCAACATGCGGCTGTTGCAACCTCTCCGCATCTGGTGGGCGTTGATGTGATCCACTGCGTCGGCCCGCTGATGCACCATCTTTGGCAAGCGCTGCCCGAGGACCAGCGCGGAGAGCATGTCACCGACGCGCGCGACCTGGTCAGCCGGGCACACGCCTTGGTTGATGCAGGCGATATTGTGCTGGTCAAGGGCTCCAAGGGCAGCAAAATAAGCCTTGTCGTTGACGCGATCCGAAAACTGGGCCATGCCCGCGATCACAAAAACGGGAACGGATAA
- a CDS encoding UDP-N-acetylmuramoyl-L-alanyl-D-glutamate--2,6-diaminopimelate ligase: protein MGKTKTLGDLGLTLPGGQGIEITGLAVDSREVQDGFLFAALPGSNVHGGDFIQYAVRQGAAAVLTDQQGVDRAGAALGDTPVIIVDDPRQSLAYAAALWFGAQPETTVAVTGTNGKTSVASFTRQIWAALGHASISLGTTGVEGDWTAPLAMTTPEPITLHRLLSQAAGEGVTHCAMEASSHGLAQRRLDGVHLAAAAFTNFSQDHLDYHADFAEYFAAKAGLFDRVLPEDGVAVINLDDPRGSEVATIAGERGQEILTVGRSERAGLRILGLRFDATGQDLRFSWNGATRQVRIGLIGGFQAENVLVAAGLAIAAGAAPGDVFDTLPGLAGVRGRMQLAATRDNGAAVFVDYAHTPDALSTALQALRPHVMGRLVVVFGAGGDRDRGKRPLMGQAAAENADLVFVTDDNPRSEDPASIRAAIMAAAGEATEVGDRAEAILRGVDALEPGDAVLIAGKGHETGQTVGDAVFPFDDVEQASVAVAALDGHLA from the coding sequence ATGGGCAAGACAAAAACGCTGGGCGATCTGGGGCTGACCCTGCCGGGCGGGCAGGGGATCGAAATTACCGGGTTGGCCGTGGACAGTCGCGAGGTTCAGGACGGTTTCCTGTTCGCAGCCCTTCCCGGCAGCAATGTCCACGGCGGCGATTTTATTCAATATGCGGTGCGTCAGGGTGCGGCGGCGGTGCTGACAGATCAGCAGGGCGTCGATCGGGCCGGGGCGGCACTGGGCGATACGCCTGTGATCATCGTCGACGATCCGCGTCAGTCACTGGCCTATGCTGCCGCGCTTTGGTTCGGGGCACAGCCTGAAACCACGGTCGCGGTGACCGGGACCAACGGCAAAACCTCGGTCGCCAGCTTCACCCGTCAGATCTGGGCCGCGCTGGGCCATGCCTCGATCAGTCTTGGCACCACGGGGGTCGAAGGCGACTGGACCGCACCGCTGGCGATGACAACGCCCGAGCCGATCACCCTGCACCGGCTGCTGTCGCAAGCAGCGGGCGAGGGGGTCACCCATTGCGCGATGGAAGCCTCCAGCCACGGGTTGGCGCAACGGCGCCTGGACGGGGTGCATCTCGCGGCGGCGGCGTTTACCAATTTCAGCCAGGATCATCTGGATTACCACGCTGATTTCGCCGAGTATTTTGCCGCCAAGGCGGGCCTGTTTGACCGGGTTTTGCCCGAAGACGGGGTCGCGGTGATCAACCTCGACGATCCGCGCGGGAGCGAGGTGGCGACCATCGCGGGCGAGCGTGGGCAAGAGATTTTGACAGTGGGTCGGTCAGAACGCGCGGGCCTGCGCATCCTCGGCCTTCGGTTCGACGCGACCGGGCAGGATCTGCGTTTTTCCTGGAATGGCGCAACGCGACAGGTGCGCATTGGACTGATCGGCGGGTTCCAGGCGGAAAACGTGCTGGTCGCCGCCGGGCTGGCGATTGCCGCCGGGGCGGCGCCGGGGGATGTCTTCGATACGCTGCCGGGGCTTGCTGGCGTGCGGGGCCGGATGCAGCTGGCGGCCACGCGCGACAACGGCGCGGCGGTGTTCGTGGATTACGCCCATACGCCGGATGCGCTGAGCACCGCGCTTCAGGCCTTGCGCCCGCATGTCATGGGGCGGCTGGTCGTGGTGTTCGGCGCGGGTGGCGACCGCGACCGGGGCAAGCGTCCGCTGATGGGGCAGGCGGCGGCCGAGAACGCGGATCTGGTCTTCGTCACCGACGACAACCCGCGCAGCGAAGATCCCGCCAGCATCCGCGCCGCGATCATGGCCGCGGCGGGCGAGGCAACCGAAGTCGGCGACCGGGCCGAGGCGATCCTGCGCGGCGTCGATGCGTTGGAGCCTGGCGATGCGGTGCTGATCGCCGGCAAGGGCCATGAAACGGGCCAGACCGTCGGCGATGCGGTGTTTCCCTTTGATGACGTGGAACAGGCGAGTGTCGCGGTCGCCGCGCTAGACGGACATTTGGCGTGA